ATACTGTTATGACACACTGTATAGTTACTCAATTTATAGCCAATTCATGTTGATCTTAGTGTGTTAACCAAGCTTATAATTAGCATTCTTAAAGCACAATAAGTTATGCTCCttcaaaaatgcactaggaaaattGTTGCTAGTTACACTGCTTtgagcacaacaatgtataGCTAAGCATTATAAAGCTGTTACAAAAGCTATTAATAGCTTTAACACTTTAGAGGCATGTACTATACACGAATCAAAGGTGCTAGGTGACAGTTTGTGAGTTTGGTTTTGCAGCAAAGGGAAGAGATATGTCTACCTTTTAAACTAAAAATATTCAACATGTCACTAATTTTTCAGCAACAAACTGTTTTTGGCTATCGAAGTGATATAGCTCTTCCTAAAAGGACGGCAGAGGAGGAAGGGGGTGGGATTTGCCTCAAATTCCCCATTCTTGATCTAGTCTGGTATTCTCTGATCTGTATCAATATGCAGTACCAATCAGATTGCTTCCACACTGACTGTGGCTTCTTACCATTCTTGGTAACAGCTTTAGAGTTAATCATATTCACAAGTGAGGTCATGATATTATCATGACCTCACTTGTGAATATGATTAACTCTAATATTATCATGACCTCGCTTGTGAATATGATTAACTCTAAAGCTGTTACCAAGAATGGTTAATCATGACCTCACTTGTGAATATGATTAACTCTAAAGCTGTTACCAAGAATGGTTAATCATGACCTCACTTGTGAATATGATTAACTCTAAAGCTACCTCGCTTGTGAATATGATTAACTCTAAAGCTACCTCGCTTGTGAATATGATTAACTCTAAAGCTGTTACCAAGAATGGTTATGGTTATGGTGATTGTGAATCTAGTAATGCAGTTATACTCATAGAAGCACAAACTGCACAAGTCCTAGTATTGATACAGACCACTATGCTCGCTATGTGGATCTGCCATTGGGATAATCCCCACAATGGTTAGTTGATGATGAATCATCTATGTGCTCTCAAATATCATTTTTAACTAAATAAGGCCACGAAAGAGTAactatatgtttctggttccttCCTTGTCACTTTTTTGCTCaatgaattgtgcaatcaccatacaatatatctgttgaaaggttttcaAGTCTTATAAacactcttttcttataaagataaagatgcactaactttatgcattaactttgtttttccctataattccatgtaTTGCTATGTCTAATGTAGTGTAGCTACCACATGAAAAAGTTGCAAGCCTGGTCAATTTTagggaattggtaggaccagaaacatataattaactttgcacggcCTAACATGACAAAATACATCTTCTTCTTGCGGTACTACTGTGATCACTGATCAGCGCAACAAATGTTTGCTGCTGCAGTTAACTCCAAGTGTTTGCTAATGGCTGATAATAGTCAGGTAAATTCTCTTGTACAATTTGTTTAATGGTACCTGCTGCCTAACCCAGGAAGACAAGAACCTACCATATTTCCTCAAAATACAATTGAATTGTATCCACCCTCAAATAGCTCAGTGCCACAAAGCTTTGACTAATCTGAGTAAAATTGTTGCTGATAGATGTTTACAGGTAGAAAAGAGATTGTGTGGTGTAGTGAAACTGTTAACTCCATTCAAGAATGCTAATGTCAATAAGCAAAGTCTTAATCTGAACGTACTAGCTAAGTGTTAACTAGCTAAGAAGTACTGCACTGCTGGGTAGTTCATGTTTTGATTGTAGTAAGTTGATTACAATAAAAACATGGTGTATAGCCACAACGATACTTTGAGGAAATACAGTATACTTGTGTAGGTCCAGGactggagcccagagattttgagcgGTCCAGCTATctatggactgcaatggaggtcatagtcttTTTATTGATCTACTATGATCTTTAGATTACCTTggtgatactcaactgcatgtgccaAGCTATGGGGTCTGGAGACATGCTCTCCCAGAGaatgttttgaaaatagatgctctaTCTGAAAGCTATTTTAAATGTAAagcctctttctcctttttgttaacatcaaggaCATACAGTACCTATTCATTCAATTTCTatatacttttaaaaattcAGTGAAAGTTTAgtctttgagatacagaagccattgggattgtaattgctaatgcatgacatATATTTAATGGCCTAGATTATAAGCAGTGTGATTAGAAAGATGACTATATtatatactgaatgctctattagagtattgctatggctgttctattagagtatattctgATGACTGCTCTACCggatattagagtatctcgatcttccacaaattcaagtagctgaaaaatAGCCTGGCTCCAGCCCTGTATAGGTCAATTATTTATGAGGTAATGTTTTACTTGTGTTTCATAGATCTATCGGTTTGGTAGAATGAGTAACAAGAAAAACATATACCATGCAGAGACAAATATATCTGGTCACCAGATATTTGCCATCCAAATAGGCCTGACCATAACTCAGTTTGCTTAGACATAATGTCTTAGCTATCAAAAGGAATAGTTTATGTCTTGTACTGCTATAGCTAATCATAagtaccacttggttgctaggagacactacattcttacaaccccaAGGGGGGTGGCCATGAATGTACTAGGCCTACTCCCATTCAATTAGCAATGTTACAGTAGCTCACAAGAGCAATAAATGATGTAAACAATAGATACCAAAATTAATAACCATGTACAATCTAAGTACTGTATCTAACTCTTAGTTGAAATGTCCCACTTCGTCCTACCAAGTCTGCACATGACTGGATATTATGACCACTCTACTGCAATATTGTTTCTGATACCATGGCAGCTAGCTGCAATCCATGAGGTACATCAGATAGGGTATATACTTTGTATCCATATAGGAACTGTGATATAGTGGTCATCCAAACTGATGATTAGGTTATACAGTGACCGGTTAAATTTAACAGATAATATACATACTGCGCGCATGCTGTGCTTTGACTTCATAATTTGTAGTAAGCAATCAACAGGactgcatgtgcatgtgaaACTTATTACTTTGTATAATCAGGTACACAGAAAACCATATATAATGGACCATCACTTAGTGACCACCTCTAGCTCATATAActacagctaaaaattaatgtgtttCATTTAAAAAAACTTTATTATTGAGGTCACATTTTTTGGTTTGAGGTTACCATATTCACGATGGTTTGCTGTACTACTTTacttcatttttccagcaagactagaactgtatgaaaattagctagcaaaaaaaaaatcagaGTTTTAATATAGTACGTGTGTTTTAGCTATTTGCATCACAAACCATCTTCCCCTTTGTGCAATTCAATATATACAAGGGATCAGCTGCATACCTAGACTATATGTTTCTAGATGATAAAGTCATCACGCACAGAGGAAGCCTGGTCAACAACTTAAGACATAGACATGAAACCTGGTATTCGGAAAACTTTTCCCAAGTTTAcaaaacatactgtatatgacTTGACATATGTTCATATTGTGTAATATACACCACTGGCACCATTGCTTTGCAACCATTGCCATACAGCATaattaaatatttcaaggggaagTTTTTCGCTTTTTCAAGGCCTTGGAGGTTAACAGTGAAAACTTTACTCTCGAAAATTTAGACCTCCACATATTACATACGGGattatttgtaaacaaaatTGAAGGCATACAGAGGAGAGCTGCAAGATTCTGTCTTAAGATTGTGCACTGCCTGCCTGTAGGATGACTTTCTGATCTGATAAATAAAATTAACATCAAGTGGCCTTACATTTATATGCTACCGTGTACGTGTATCTTTCCTATTGTTAGGTTGTTCCGTTGGTGAGTGTGCTTGGTTGTACATACCCTGGGCCTATACAGTGGGTTTCATGTACTTTTGAAAAATGTTTGTAGCGTATGGTGGTTTGCATGTACATAAATTGAATTGTAATACTATTGAAACGTTTTGCACTACACAATTTTCCAATGCACATGAAATCCACCGTATCACGTATTACACACTCAACCACTATAATTGTTTTCCAGAATGATTACCACAATACAGTATGGCTACTGTGCTTGAAACATTGTGTgtcttatatgtgactggatctgcaaaaacccaacacaatcgtgcatttttaaaattcctgtttattaaatatttataatctacttagctaaGTGTACCCTCtgacaaagtttcagcctcatataccAATagctttaggagttacagccctacaaagtagcaacaataaaaaaattgaagtgtacagcaagtatagggaaaataaattacaggcgcctacaaaaacggttgtaacatACCAACAaattgaggtacggagctacaattttcaccatcgtgtttgccatgaacagggggatcaattactgggtacatttttcctttactcatccttcttcactgcatacaaaggcaaaattcgtgaagaaaaatctaTCACGTATGATCACTTCaacgtgacataaacaaacactcataacttccgtatccttgtgtctactgcaatgaacaaagattttccaactcctcttgagcaggcaaataagatgatatccaaggttttattgttagtcccttccttcactaagaggTGTTCAAAAAATTGATGGATATTTTTTAATAAAACACAAGTattttcacccaatgtatttaATGCTTTATATTGTAAATTTAGGCAGATCCAGTCGCATATCATTTTTAGGGGGAGATTCTGAAATTATGTGATTGTTTCCGAACATAGCAATGCTggtgtgtattatatataatttttgacatattataaataattatgatcttgtgacatcacatgcaaatatgtattagtaAATTCAAAATGGTGGCACATATTTTGCATATATCATGCTATTGACGGTGAAGTTATACCGTCATGATAgttatcataatcatgatatgTTGTACCCTACAGTCAATCATTACGACAATGCCAACCCTGATAGCTTTAGACTATAATGGTAGTTAATGAGAACAATTAAGTACTACTAACAACTAATTGCAATGTTTTATCCAACAAAAGTTATTACTCATGCATCACACAATAGTTCTTTGCCACTCTCCAGATTCCTTCTAGCGTTTGGGAGGAGTCTGACTGTTGGCCATCTCAAAGTAGATAAGCCACTGTCCATCAGGTTCCTTGCGCCAAATAATGGCAGTACTACAAACATATTTCATATAATATCATCATAGCACTATAAGAAACAGTGTGCAATTAAAGGTGGCAGACAAGCAATTGTTGctatgatgttaatgccaatcaatTTTTAATGATTGCTGTGCATTATTAAGAAGCATTATGATGTTTTGAGTTGCCATAATGCAAGCTATTAATGCAAGCTATTGTGTACAATTCAAAATGTTTTTTTAAGGACATTGTACAGAGGTGAATACTGGAGTACAACAGACTACCAGCACCACAAAGTGAAACTACAGAAACAAAGTTGAATGGCATGATGAAAGAATAGTAGCGGGAGACTAAACACTTAAACATTCAGGAAAATACGTATTATAGATTACAAACAGATGCATACATGAGACATAATTTTTCATAACTGATCATAAACAACTTAACATTGCATGTAATTGCTTACTTCATCGTATCCATTACTTTGCCATCTTTGTCAAACAGTTGAGTTTCATGTGTGTCAAAGATATATTCACCCATTATTTGCAGTTCTCCTGAAGACATTTTAAGCTCTGCAATTCCAGTCTTTGATCCCTGTTCTACTACTTTCCCAAGAGCTGTAAAATTTAAGTTTATATGATATTAATGGTTATGATCTACATAGCCATTCATTGCACatattttaggtatgcatacaTTATGTCTAAATAATTTCGGGGGAGTAATTGGTAATAAAAAGAATCAGAATAATAGTACGATTCTCAGGAATAATTCATGGGAAAATTTCATGAAGACACAATGCTGGAATAAAATCGGGAgaaatatcaagatactctaatagagcagtcacgtaccCTAACAATACATTCTAGTTAAAACACTGCAGCAAGTGCAATACGGAAAGTATAGCACGAGGTTGTGgtcgagagacaaatatagcacaaggcaaagccaagtgctatatttggcTCGAGACTACATACacctgagtgctatattttccgCAGTGCACAAGCGTACGCAGAGTATGAATCTGGAGTTGCTAACAAGAAAATGTTAACTGTTTTTACAGTTTATCACAACCTGGAATGCCCAATGGCAGTGAGAAACTAGTGTATATTCATGATTAGTCGCAGAAAGTTAATTTGTAGTCATTCACGCCAAATTATCACACAATTTGTGATCTGTCAGATCGAGAATTCACTTAGTAGTGGGACAGGAAGACAAGGAGAACGACAAGGATGGTGTACGTGAGTAATGGACAGTTTGTACAGTCATTTAATCGTTATTTACAAGTGTGGACATCAATGTGACAAAGTGGAAGGTGTCAATATCAAGTGGCCACTCAAGAAGTTGCTGGACTTATAGTTTAGTGAATAATTTAAGACTGAATGTAGTGGAATTAACAAcattatattttgtgtgtgtggatgcCATTAATTTGTTAAGTAATAAAGGTGAATCACTTCAGATATATATGGACTGGCAATCTTCATTGTACTGTTATAAACACTGTAAGGCTGTTTATGTGCGTTAATTTGCTGGCTAAGGATTGTcagcagattttttttttaactttgtgGTTATATAACTGCATAGAGGTTACCATTAAGGTTAGCAAACCATAATACCACAGTGGGATTCCCTGTTTAATGGTGACcaatattacaagtataagaaaatattaggaattttaaattagagtagggacagtgttagtgctgcaataaaaaatactggatcagagtagtacgtaatgtccaaatgctgtaaaacaataagaagtgaatatccctactgtgctatactcaaaatgcacagtaaagatattgttttacagcatttagacattacgtactactccgatccagtactttttattgcagcactatacactgtccttACTCTAATttataattcctaattttttcttatacttgtttgtaaactttttgcaagttcatgaccactaaatagcctgcttttcacaatagagttaatcacagcactatatactagattatgaTGCATACAATACCAActgattagtgggtgtggctctaaaTAAGCCTGCAGGCAAAAACGgacatggattcgtgcatacctacagactgataaaTGGGCGTGACTAccatatgcctacagacagtaatttacataagtgggcatggctaacaaaaaaaaaagcagGGCTATCTTATGACATGTTACTACACATTATCATACtaattaatttagcacgtgatccaatctgggtcagacccagataatctgtaaagcaggacctggatgatccGACTCAGTTTTAACGCTGTTGCTAAACTATATTTTTTGATTTACACGTGGCTAGTTCACcgcgagttgctctcactgatcgatatcaactacCAACTTCAAAAACCACCAATCCACATGTGTttaaatagtttggtgcaacgcTAAACTAACtatgtgtattcgaatagtttgatgcaatatacacccgtagatggaagccctactgtagCCTATTAATACTATCAGCagagaaccttgactgatggccatggtaaagaaggataaaaggcaaGACAACAGCACAAGCATtatatgtttatcaatataccaaaggttttttcttcatTGAATTAGaaatgtttctgtgaaagaattagggttgtagctgtagccagttttctgctacgcttgactgaaggcatcaggcaggcaggcaggcaggcaggcaggcaggcaggcaggcaggcaggcaggcaggcaggcaggcaggcaggcaggcaggcaggcaggcaggcaggcaggcaggcaggcaggcaggcaggcaggcaggcaggcaggcaggcaggcaggcaggcaggcaggcaggcaggcaggcaggcaggcaggcaggcaggcaggcaggcaggcaggcaggcaggcaggcaggcaggcaggcaggcaggcaggcaggcaggcaggcaggcaggcaggcaggcaggcaggcaggcaggcaggcaggcaggcaggcaggcaggcaggcaggcaggcaggcaggcaggcaggcagtcaggcaggcaggcaggcaggcaggcaggcaggcaggcaggcaggcattagataattccattgaataaaattttatttttaattatgtagcaacttgacagaaacatttcaggtcaatctgaaggcacttttgggcttaagTTTATGCAACCattactgtcatgttgttgtgaggaaaaatcgaggcaggttttgggttatattatattacaGGCTACACCCACACCTTCACTCTCCATAGTTTTATGGGATTATGTTGCAAGATTTGTGAGATGTAGTGCCTTAAAGCATGCAGATTGGAAACTACCAGGAATGCAGCGGTGAAGGGCTATTAAACCATATGCTACTCCAAGGATTTGTAGTGCTTGTCTTCTTCCTTTGGCATTTAAACCTAAGGTAGAAGCTGTGGTGACTACAGTCAGCCTTAACCCCCTCACCGCCAAATTTgcagaggctccaatctactgtttctaaactgctataacttacacaccataccatataactatatatcaatttactcgctgtagaacaaggaattcgattatgaagttgttgtttacacaagagcaaccacaaatccattatataactttaaactATGAAAATcgatctaagtgaaaccaaacgtgaaatttcactactttacaggctagcactgtttataataacacaataaacatcactaaccagtttacagttgaagcgattatctctaagtctggttttccagcatttgagcaagtgcacatgcgcatacaagcacgaggtcactgtttcgaggcgtacaaaagtagcaacacgccactccaacctatataatcctctccttactgtttctccttattagtagtgccattatcacatcgaagaatcatctacaatgcttgttatcgacaTTCTGAAAGTAcacgattgcatcatctaaccgtGCAATAGTGCGTGAGAGACCGGTTATCCTTGTTCCTGTTCATTTAAGGGCatgcccactacaggataagcacaGGGGCTACTAAAGCGtttgactgaagttacagagtgtttagaatgtgatgctatgggcgtttataattgaaaccaccatatggcggttgtggcAGTGAGAGGGTTAATTAACCCACAGCTACAAGTCAACTGATGCCCATTACCTCACCCTGATGAGTTGTTTTCTGTAGGTAAAAGTACACAACTTTAGATTTATCAGAAGCCAAATAGAGGAGTAAGCCAAAAGCTGCTCTAGCATAAACACCCAGAAAGGATTGTGTGCTTTTAATCCTTAAACCCACAGCCATTTTaaaaatgcaagcactgaaaaccCACTGTCCAGTAAATTGGATTTTATGCACGCCTTTTAAAACAAACTCCCATCCAACCCAGAATGTCATGCTGTGCCTTAAAATTACAAAAAGTATCTCTCCGTCTTCTCTCTTCACATAACAATGGCACAATTAGCCGTACTTCACCTTATCAACTTTTTCTTGATGTCATGTTGTTCATCATGTGACAGTGATTCAACAGATATCACGTGATTTATTAAATGGCCAGTGATGATGCAAAGTTATTTCAAATCTTCGTAGCAGGTGAGTCTCTTGTTAAAactgtatgtgactggatctacaaaaactcaacacaatagcacaagcctaaatttccagtataaagcattgaaagcAATTGGTGAAATATTTACGTATTAATGAAAAAATTCtataaattttttgaacgcctctttcttagtgaaggaagcgACTAACAATAAatacctggatatcatcttattcgcctactcaagaggagttagcaaatctttgtttcgttgcagtagacccaaggatatgcaagttatgagcatttgtttacgtcacataAAAGCAAtcttatgcgatcgatttttcttcactaatTTCGCCTTTGTATCCACTGAAGAAAGGCGATAAAACCAACTTACCCAGTAAATGATTCCCCTatccatggcgaacacgatggtgaaaatttcagcccGTACGTCCATCCattcgtaagttacaaccgttttagtaagcgcctgtaatttgttttcccaatacttgctgtacaaatcaatttttctgttgttgctactttgtagggctataTATAGCTCataaagttattggcatatgaggctaaAACTTTGCTAGagaatacacttggctaagtagattacaaatatttaataaacaggaattagaaaaatgcactattgtgtcaggttttcgcagatccagtcacatataaataTACAGTTAGATAGCTTGCTCCTAGCCAATTAATAAATCTGTATTTCTAAGAGACTCACGAGATAAGGCTGTTTTGAAGTCATGCATGTAAATAGCCATAAAGTGTTGcgtgttttaattttttttttttttttgtcaaatccagGATTAAGGGTTAACAGGTTGCCATAAGGCATTTCCTCATCTATATTTCAGAATG
This portion of the Dysidea avara chromosome 12, odDysAvar1.4, whole genome shotgun sequence genome encodes:
- the LOC136240906 gene encoding uncharacterized protein; this translates as MTWLGTRCFLREYKIPEPVYTKMPVTQADLDAVKEQQKKAVTAFKNQDYDTLVKLHTEDSTFVPAGSKPIKGRETLGKVVEQGSKTGIAELKMSSGELQIMGEYIFDTHETQLFDKDGKVMDTMNTAIIWRKEPDGQWLIYFEMANSQTPPKR